The DNA window CCACCCCTGCGTTCGCCGCCAGCCTCCCGCCGGTCCCGGGGGCGGGGTCAGTGCGGCATGGCCGTTATCCTCATGCTCTGCGAGGCGATGGGGTAGGTGACCATGGGCGTGGTGGCGTGGCTCATGGTGATGCCGCCGAGCGGCTGCGCCATGCTCACGGCCACCGGCGCCACCGACACGGCCACGGGCGCCATGGACACGGGCGGCGGCGCCATGCCCTGCGCGATGGTCTGCgccagcgccgccgccgccgacAGCGGCGCGATCTCGGGGTTCAACGGGGCTCCGTTGGCGGGAGGCGCCGCCTGAGCGCCCGCCGGCGCCACCAAATCCTGCTGGGTGACCGGGcggggctgcagggcctggctgctgagcgTGGTGTGAGTCTGGGCGATGCTGTGGTTGTAGTTGGTCACCGtgggcgccagcggctgctcgCTGGCCGTGGCCGTGGAGCTCAGCGTCATCACCTTGGCCTGGTTGCGGAACTGCGCgttctgctccagcagcacctcgTTGGTGGCCAGCAGGTTGTTCACCTGCTTCTTGAGGTCCTCCACGCGTTTCCTGAGCAGCACgttctcctcctccagcagccgGTACTCCACGGCGCGCGGGCTGGCGAAGCCGTACTCGTAGCTCTCGTAGAGCCCCTCGGCTCGCCGCCGCTTCAGCACCGGCTCGTCGGGCTCGTAGAGGCCGTCGAAGGGCTCGTAGCGCcggccctgctccctgccccgcGCCTCGTACTCGTAATCCCGCTGCAAATGCTGGAATTTACACTTGGCGCCGCGCTGGCAGTCCCCTTTGAGGAAATCCCTGCAGATCGGCACCTCCTCTTTGCTGTTGGGCAGATCCGCCGGCGACAGCCCCAAGCCGGCCGCCACTTTCTGGCGCAGGCGCGGCGGCAGCTCGCCCGTTTTCTTGTAGCAATCCTCGTCCTCCTTGGTGCCGTGGATGAAGCGGCAGTTGAGGCGCACGCACTCCTTGTTCTGGAAGTCGTGGCAGAAGATGAACTCGTTCTTGCGCACGCCCAGGTTGGTGACCTCGGAGATGTCGGGGTGCCGGAAGCGGCAGCGCTTGCCGCGCTTGCAGACGTTGCGCAGGAAATCGCGGCAGATGTCGTCGTCGGGGAGGGCGGACGAGGATTCGTCGCCGCTGCTGACGCCGCCGGGGCCGGCGCCGGTGCTGGCGGGGTAACCGTCCCGGTCCGGCATGGCTGGCGCGGG is part of the Zonotrichia albicollis isolate bZonAlb1 unplaced genomic scaffold, bZonAlb1.hap1 Scaffold_177, whole genome shotgun sequence genome and encodes:
- the LOC141727678 gene encoding zinc finger CCCH domain-containing protein 10-like encodes the protein MTSRHYAFPARRALPALSGPPRKRHRAGPARRRHRPRVGGAGGPAGRPRAALAVPAPAMPDRDGYPASTGAGPGGVSSGDESSSALPDDDICRDFLRNVCKRGKRCRFRHPDISEVTNLGVRKNEFIFCHDFQNKECVRLNCRFIHGTKEDEDCYKKTGELPPRLRQKVAAGLGLSPADLPNSKEEVPICRDFLKGDCQRGAKCKFQHLQRDYEYEARGREQGRRYEPFDGLYEPDEPVLKRRRAEGLYESYEYGFASPRAVEYRLLEEENVLLRKRVEDLKKQVNNLLATNEVLLEQNAQFRNQAKVMTLSSTATASEQPLAPTVTNYNHSIAQTHTTLSSQALQPRPVTQQDLVAPAGAQAAPPANGAPLNPEIAPLSAAAALAQTIAQGMAPPPVSMAPVAVSVAPVAVSMAQPLGGITMSHATTPMVTYPIASQSMRITAMPH